The Aedes albopictus strain Foshan chromosome 1, AalbF5, whole genome shotgun sequence genomic interval TCGCAGTGGCTCGTTGGGCTTCTTCCTGTAGAAAATGCGTTGTAGTGGAGTATGACACTTGTCCTTCAACACTTGCCGATACATCTTAGCGATGTCAGCGCTTAGCACATACCGATGCAtacgaaatttcaaaatgatcGTCAGCAAATCAGGTTGAATTGTAGGGCCAACCATCATCACGTCGTTCAATGCCATTCCACCAACCTTTGCCGATGCATCAAACACGACGCGACACTTGGTAGTCGTATTCGACGGCTTGAGTACCGCGTGGTGCGGTAGATACCATCTCTGCAAACCAACAGGATCTTCCGCTTCATGCACTTCCTTGCAATGTCCAAGCTGCTCGTATTCATCCACGAATTCGTCGTACTGCTTCTTAATGTCCGGGTTCTTCTGCAATTTTTCCTCCAGTGCGTAGAATCTCCTCAGCGCCATTGGTCTCGAATCTCCAAGCTGGCTGATTGATTCCCGAAGTGGAAACTGTACTACGTATCGACCATCTTCATTTCGACGAACCGTAGACTGGAAATGCTGCTCACACTGTTCAGCTTCAGTCTTCACGCACTTCTCACTGGAAACACTTTCCACTTCCCAAAACTTTTGCATCAGTTCGTTTAAAGAGTCACTTGATGGTGTTGCCACATTAGAGTTTACAATTGTTCCACAAAAAGCACTAGCATATTTTCCACCAACCAACCAGCCAAATTGCGAATCTCGGAGCGTAGGCAGATCTTCTGATAGCTTCAGACGACCGGCCTTGAGTATATCGTCGTACCATTCCATTCCAATCAGCAAATCCACTTGTCCTGGACGGAAGAACGTAGGGTCTGCCAACTGGATTCCAGCGGGAATGTTCCATGTAGCAGCGTCAACCTCAAAGGTCGGCAGGTTTCCTGTTACCTTCGGCGAGACCAAGCAATCCAACTCCATCTTGAAACCATTCTGCCTCGAACGAGCCTCCACCCTCGCCCTTTGTCGAACGCTGGATCTGACGCTGTTGATTCCGGTGATAGGAATGTCGATTTCTTCTCGATCCACTTGCAGCTTTTCCAACATCGCCTCCGAGATGAAGTTGACCTGGGACCCACTATCCAAAAGAGCGCGACATGATTGCGGTTTTCCATGTTTGTCCAAAACGTTGACCATTGCAGTCAGCAACAGCACTTGCGAAATTGGCTTCTCGACCACATTCGAAGCCACGGTGTTAGGTGTACTGCTACCCGGAACATTTGTGTTGTCTGGCTGCGCCGCTTGCTTTGGAACCTGCTGCTGATCTGTCACACTGGAATTGCTGGAACTTGAATTTTGCACTGAACCACCTTCTGTATGGAGCAGCGTATGATGCTTCCGCTTACACTTCGAACACGTCTTGTTCGATTTGCATTCTCCGCTTCGGTGACCACGTCGCAAGCAATTGAAGCACACCTGTTTATCACGCACTATCTTCAATCGATTTTCCGCCGATAATCCGTTGAACATAGAGCACTTGAACGCCAGATGGTCTCCTGCACAGAACTCACAGCTGCTTGATGACACCACGTTCACCTTCACGTTCAACGACTGCTTGCCGGACACGTGTCCTTTGGTTGCACCACGCGCGGATTGTTTGACCTTACTATCACTAGTGGACTTTTGACAACGTTCAAGTACGGAAATGCGACCTTTCAGAAATTTGGCAGTGTCCCCGTATTCAGGCAATTCCCCATGGGCGACCGAGGATTCCCacaacttctttgtctcatcgtcCAACGCATTGGATAGGATGTGCGTTACGATTGTATCTGATACCCCAGTAAAATCTAGACCCAAATGTTTCAAATTTTCGACATGACCAACACATGAATCGACCAACTCTCTTAACTCAGAGTGGCTTTCTTGCGACATTTTCCTCATGTTGAGTAGCCCAGAGATGTGATGATCAACCATTCGTCGCTTGTCTTCAAACCTTTCTGCTAAAATTTCCCATGCATGGTCATAATTGCCATCTGCGATGGTTTTTGCATCAATTATGCCAGCTGCGTCCCCAATTAGAGCCTTTTCCAAATGGTAGATCTGTGGCGGATCATTCGATCTGTCGACCACGTCCCTAAACATGACTTTGAATTTTTCCCACTGCTCGTATTTGCCATCGAAATGCGGAATGGCACGAGGAAGCGACGGTTGAACCACAATCGGTTGTTGGTTACGATTCGTTTGGTTCAGCATCTCGATCCATGTTTCGAGAGCGAGGGAAATGTCGTCGAACAATGTTTCAAATTCAATCTATAGTAGGATCTATagtaattttggaaatttgcacatattatacgttAGGAATACAAaaactatataactgcaaggaaccattgacttgaaatgacacaatcaagcagtttcatgaaccggatatgtcccgggtgcccccagggatgtggccaaagtggccattctagcaacattgtcagaatcattcatgcggcacctcaaacttcatgatttgtcgaaacatgcaggataatagtccttttatgctcccatgaccccttggagtggttctggccacacccgaaatattccggatgtcccCAGGAGAGTGGCCAAATTGGCCATTCTAGCAACGTTGGTCAAaccaatcgtgcggcacctcaaacttcatgatttatcAAAATGTGaaagaaaatagtccttctaagctCTAAAGACCCTTCGGGAACGacttggccatacccggaatgttctggGTGCCCAgggatgtgaaaaaaaaattaccatttccacaacgttgtcaaaatcaaccgtgcgacacctctttcttcatgatttgttgaattataaatgaaaatagtccttctaggccctcATGGCCActtgggatcggtctggccataccctgAATGTTCCGgaccggatgccctcagggaagtggtcatttctcaaacatagtcaaaatcaaccgtgtgacacctcaaacttcatgatttgtcgaaacatgaaggaaaacagTCCCTTTATGTTtccatgaccccttagagtggtttTGGCCAGACCCGAAATATTTGGAAAGTGGTCaaaatggccatttccacaacgttgatcaaaacaaccgtgcgacacctcaaacttaatgatttgtcgaaac includes:
- the LOC134290027 gene encoding uncharacterized protein LOC134290027, coding for MLNQTNRNQQPIVVQPSLPRAIPHFDGKYEQWEKFKVMFRDVVDRSNDPPQIYHLEKALIGDAAGIIDAKTIADGNYDHAWEILAERFEDKRRMVDHHISGLLNMRKMSQESHSELRELVDSCVGHVENLKHLGLDFTGVSDTIVTHILSNALDDETKKLWESSVAHGELPEYGDTAKFLKGRISVLERCQKSTSDSKVKQSARGATKGHVSGKQSLNVKVNVVSSSSCEFCAGDHLAFKCSMFNGLSAENRLKIVRDKQVCFNCLRRGHRSGECKSNKTCSKCKRKHHTLLHTEGGSVQNSSSSNSSVTDQQQVPKQAAQPDNTNVPGSSTPNTVASNVVEKPISQVLLLTAMVNVLDKHGKPQSCRALLDSGSQVNFISEAMLEKLQVDREEIDIPITGINSVRSSVRQRARVEARSRQNGFKMELDCLVSPKVTGNLPTFEVDAATWNIPAGIQLADPTFFRPGQVDLLIGMEWYDDILKAGRLKLSEDLPTLRDSQFGWLVGGKYASAFCGTIVNSNVATPSSDSLNELMQKFWEVESVSSEKCVKTEAEQCEQHFQSTVRRNEDGRYVVQFPLRESISQLGDSRPMALRRFYALEEKLQKNPDIKKQYDEFVDEYEQLGHCKEVHEAEDPVGLQRWYLPHHAVLKPSNTTTKCRVVFDASAKVGGMALNDVMMVGPTIQPDLLTIILKFRMHRYVLSADIAKMYRQVLKDKCHTPLQRIFYRKKPNEPLRVMELQTVTYGTAAAPFLAIRALYQLAIDETAEYPLAAELVKKMFYVDNVLFGGNNLVEVRGLQRELISLLQRGGFHLHKWAANNEQLLDSIPEEDRDKLVKIEDSSANEVIKTLGLMWDPVGDDFLFRAQSDCNNPAPIKRQVLSVIARLFDPLGLLSPVIVLTKVLMQKLWKNKMDWNYRLDEELLDDWRYFFERAATCRGLPSSSAGNFGGSGKY